Genomic window (Bufo gargarizans isolate SCDJY-AF-19 unplaced genomic scaffold, ASM1485885v1 fragScaff_scaffold_576_pilon, whole genome shotgun sequence):
ATCCTCTGTCACTTCTATAACAGTACCATGTCCCCCGCACACAGTCAGGAGGACGGTATCTGTCTCTGCAGCCTGTCAGAGCCCCCCGCGCTGGCTCAGATCTCACCCTGCTGCCTTTATAACTCCTCTGTCACTTTAGTCAGGAGGACGGTATCTGTCTCTGCAGTTCTAGGACCATTACCTTAATCTCATACTTGTCCGCACTCAGTAGGATGTAATCTCCAGGGCTGTGTAGGACCGACTTCACTGCACATTTCTCTAGGACGACCTATGAGAGCAGAGGACACACACGTCACTGCCAGGAAAAGGACCATGTCTTTATATCTCATCCCAGGCCAAAGCCACCTACCTTTGTCACCCACTCAGTGTGACCGGTGAGTGTATTCAAGCATGTTCCTGAAGATAAGGCCCAGATTTTTACAGTGTTGTCTGCCGAGCCGCTGACCAGTAGATCCAGCTCGTCATTGTAGTCCACACTAAAGACTGAAGAAGAAAAGAGCgactgatgtagcagagtggaGACGGCAAGCTGACAGGACCCTAGAGCCAGCCACAGCAACGTCCCTCGTCATCCTCTCCAGGGGACTGGCCTCTTCCTGCCCTGTGCACTCACACGTGGAAATGTCAATGGCCGCACCTGAGGGCCAGAAGGGTCCTTGCTCCGTTCATTTTCTGGGCTGGTTCTGACTTCTCACATACTGTGGAGCAGATTTACTGATTCTGTTGAAAACTTAGTGACAGGCAGATTTAACCCTTTGCGCCCCATTGCCAACTGAAGCCATGTTTCTTGCTATGTAAGGCCCCTCACCAGTAAATCAGCCCCATTGAGTGTGAACACTGAGATGCAGAAGGAGGACAGCGGGGCCGGGGGCAGAACATGATGGGGCCAAACGCCAAGGCTAATAAGAGAAGGTTAGCAGGTTATGCATGCCAAATTCCTGGTCAGCGGCATCTTACCTGCTCCAGTGTGGCCCCGGAAGTGCTGTGTTCGGGCCCCTGAGCTCCAGTCCCAGCAGGCCACAGTGTTATCGAATGAGCCAGTTACGAGTTTTCCTTCATCGAATGTGACGGCAGCGCAGGTGTGAGTCTGGATGCCGTAGACGCACTGGCCGGTGCTCACATCCCACAGCTTCGCAGACAAGTCGTCCGAACCTGCGGCACAATGAGGCCAAACGTCAGGAGCAGCAGGTGACGGAGGCTCTACCGGGGAGACCTCAAACTATCATAACTGAGAATGGGGGAAGCCAGGGATCAGTGGCACTCCTCACAGTGTGTTCTGAGCCCCCCATACCACTCCGTGAATGCTAGGTGCCCCCAGGTGGCCTCTAATATTGTGTCATCACTGGGGCCCCATCCTGCCCACCACATACCTGTACATAGGAGACCATCCTTATAATAAAGTGCATAAACTCTGGCGCTGTGTCCGATAAGTGACGCCGTCTGGAAGGCTTCATGGCCGGCCAGCTGCTTCATCCGTAACACGGCCTTCAGGTAGACCTtcttccagtgcagggtgtccTGCACAGCCTCGTCTATCTGCCAGCCCAGGCTGCGGCATGCCCCCTGCCACACCTCAGTGCAGGCGCTGATCACCTTGTTCCACTGCTTGGACACCAGGCAGCAGGTGAGCAGTGTCTGGGGGTCCAGCCATTTCAGCAGGTAGAAGCTGAGTTCCAGGGGAAGAAGCTTGAGGAAATCGCGCTTGAGCAGCGTCTCCAGGTTATTGGACAGATGACGCAGCTGCGCGGCTCCGCTCAGGCTGATCAGGTGATCCAGGGTCTCATTCTTCTGCAGGTCGGTGAGGCTGAAGAAAGATGCTGAGAGGTTCTCAAGCCATGTCTCAAAATCCTTCTTCTCCATAAGTTTACAGAAGGTCCAGGCTGGGGGAGAGAAGACACGACCGGTCACAGACACCCTCACCCCAGAGCACTTTATACCATGCTGCGACAGCTAGCCTACACATGACATGAGGATAAACCCCCATACTTTACATTGCAAAGCAGACTCCCTAGAGCATGCACTGTAGACAGAAATTCACAACGTTCCCTTGTAGGGCGCTACAATGGCTGCAGGGGGAtcggcagtcacatgacctatcATGTGGTGCAGGAGGATTCTGGACATGGGGTTTTCGACTCTCTCCTCGCATGGTGGTTGGGACAGAGCATGTAAACTAATGCAGTGGGACCGGGCACTCTGTCCAGCCCATTTATCCAGGTGCCGGCAACAGGGACTGAAGAGGCTGCGCTGAAACACTGCTCCAGATCTCCACCGAAGCTTGGCACTGATTGTATGGGTGGATAACTCTGATCCATGCCGTCAATAGTGACTGCGGCCCTTTCTATTAGTCTGTCCTGCTTCCTGTCAGGTAGCCCACTGTGTGCATGCTGCACGAGGCCCTTTCTATGAGTCCGTCCTGCTTCCTGTCAGGTAGCCCACTGTGTGCATGCTGCGCGAGGAGGACCTTTCTATTAGTCCGTCCTGCTTCCTGTCAGGTAGCCCACTGTGTGCATGCTGCGCGAGGCCCTTTCTATGAGTCCGTCCTGCTTCCTGTCAGGTAGCCCACTGTGTGCATGCTGCACGAGGCCCTTTCTATGAGTCCGTCCTGTTTCCTGTCAGGTAGCCCACTGTGTGCATGCTGCGCGAGGCCCTTTCTATGAGTCTGTCCTGTTTCCTGTCAGGTAGCCCACTGTGTGCATGCTGCGCGAGGCCCTTTCTATGAGTCCGTCCTGCTTCCTGTCAGGTAGCCCACTGTGTGCATGCTGCACGAGGCCCTTTCTATGAGTCAGTCCTGTTTCCTGTCAGGTAGCCCACTGTGTGCATGCTGCACGAGGCCCTTTCTATGAGTCCGTCCTGTTTCCTGTCAGGTAGCCCACTGTGTGCATGCTGCGCGAGGCCCTTTCTATGAGTCCGTCCTGTTTCCTGTCAGGTAGCCCACTGTGTGCATGCTGCGCGAGGCCCTTTCTATGAGTCCGTCCTGTTTCCTGTCAGGTAGCCCACTGTGTGCATGCTGCACGAGGCCCTTTCTATGAGTCCGTCCTGTTTCCTGTCAGGTAGCCCACTGTGTGCATGCTGCGCGAGGCCCTTTCTATGAGTCCGTCCTGTTTCCTGTCAGGTAGCTCACTGTGTGCATGCTGCGCGAGGCCCTTTCTATGAGTCCGTCCTGTCATGTAGCCCACTGTGTGCATGCTGCGCGAGGCCCTTTCTATGAGTCCGTCCTGCTTCCTGTCAGGTAGCTCACTGTGTGCATGCTGCGCGAGGCCCTTTCTATGAGTCCGTCCTGTTTCCTGTCAGGTAGCCCACTGTGTGCATGCTGCGCGAGGCCCTTTCTATGAGTCCGTCCTGTTTCCTGTCAGGTAGCCCACTGTGTGCATGCTGCGCGAGGCCCTTTCTATGAGTCCGTCCTGTTTCCTGTCAGGTAGCCCACTGTGTGCATGCTGCGCGAGGCCCTTTCTATGAGTCCGTCCTGTTTCCTGTCAGGTAGCCCACTGTGTGCATGCTGCGCGAGGCCCTTTCTATGAGTCCGTCCTGTTTCCTGTCAGGTAGCCCACTGTGTGCATGCTGCGCGAGGCCCTTTCTATGAGTCCGTCCTGCTTCCTGTCAGGTAGCCCACTGTGTGCATGCTGCACGAGGCCCTTTCTATGAGTCCGTCCTGTTTCCTGTCAGGTAGCTCACTGTGTGCATGCTGCGCGAGGCCCTTTCTATGAGTCCGTCCTGTTTCCTGTCAGGTAGCCCACTGTGTGCATGCTGCGCGAGGAGGACCTTTCTATTAGTCCGTCCTGTTTCCTGTCAGGTAGCCCACTGTGTGCATGCTGCACAAGGACCTTTCTATGAGTCCGTCCTGCTTCCTGTCAGGTAGCCCACTGTGTGCATGCTGCGCGAGGCCCTTTCTATGAGTCCGTCCTGTTTCCTGTCAGGTAGCCCACTGTGTGCATGCTGCGCGAGGCCCTTTCTATGAGTCCGTCCTGTTTCCTGTCAGGTAGCCCACTGTGTGCATGCTGCGCGAGGCCCTTTCTATGAGTCCGTCCTGTTTCCTGTCAGGTAGCCCACTGTGTGCATGCTGCGCGAGGCCCTTTCTATGAGTCCGTCCTGTTTCCTGTCGGGTAGCCCACTGTGTGCATGCTGCACGAGGCCCTTTCTATGAGTCAGTCCTGCTTCCTGTCAGGTAGCCCACTGTGTGCATGCTGCACGAGGCCCTTTCTATGAGTCCGTCCTGTTTCCTGTCAGGTAGCCCACTGTGTGCATGCTGCACGAGGCCCTTTCTATGAGTCCGTCCTGCTTCCTGTCAGGTAGCCCACTGTGTGCATGCTGCGCGAGGCCCTTTCTATGAGTCCGTCCTGTTTCCTGTCAGGTAGCCCACTGTGTGCATGCTGCGCGAGGCCCTTTCTATGAGTCCGTCCTGTTTCCTGTCAGGTAGCTCACTGTGTGCATGCTGCGCGAGGCCCTTTCTATGAGTCCGTCCTGTTTCCTGTCAGGTAGCCCACTGTGTGCATGCTGCGCGAGGCCCTTTCTATGAGTC
Coding sequences:
- the FBXW2 gene encoding F-box/WD repeat-containing protein 2, with product MEKKDFETWLENLSASFFSLTDLQKNETLDHLISLSGAAQLRHLSNNLETLLKRDFLKLLPLELSFYLLKWLDPQTLLTCCLVSKQWNKVISACTEVWQGACRSLGWQIDEAVQDTLHWKKVYLKAVLRMKQLAGHEAFQTASLIGHSARVYALYYKDGLLCTGSDDLSAKLWDVSTGQCVYGIQTHTCAAVTFDEGKLVTGSFDNTVACWDWSSGARTQHFRGHTGAVFSVDYNDELDLLVSGSADNTVKIWALSSGTCLNTLTGHTEWVTKVVLEKCAVKSVLHSPGDYILLSADKYEIKIWPIGREINCKCLKTLYVSDDRSITLQPRLHFDGRFIVCSSALGLYQWDFASYDIVRIIKTPDSTNLSLLGFGDIFALLFDNNHLYIMDLRTEKLISRWPLPEYRKSKRGSSFLAGEMAWLDGLDGGNDVGLVFATSMPDHSIHLVLWKENG